In the genome of Pseudomonas sp. HS6, one region contains:
- a CDS encoding VOC family protein, giving the protein MDLKFSHVDVLVNNLEEACAYYAQILKARISRTLVWERGGLHVRYAVALIGQERFMLVQPLAGNLKELLDASGEGMIYRHCYSTPDIEKAYDELVIAGVQPEDENGQPLERANLQSPSGTRIIWLPKRFGHFSIEILEEQTLEAFIASAFS; this is encoded by the coding sequence ATGGATTTGAAGTTCAGTCATGTCGATGTACTGGTCAATAACCTCGAAGAAGCCTGCGCCTACTATGCGCAGATTCTGAAAGCCAGAATCTCCAGAACCCTCGTCTGGGAACGGGGTGGTCTGCACGTTCGCTACGCGGTTGCGCTGATCGGGCAGGAGCGTTTCATGCTGGTCCAGCCGTTGGCGGGCAACCTCAAGGAACTGCTGGACGCGTCGGGGGAGGGGATGATCTATCGCCACTGCTATTCGACACCGGACATCGAGAAGGCCTACGACGAACTGGTGATCGCCGGCGTGCAGCCCGAAGACGAAAACGGCCAGCCACTGGAACGCGCCAACCTGCAATCACCGTCCGGGACACGCATCATCTGGCTGCCCAAGCGCTTCGGGCATTTCTCTATCGAGATCCTCGAAGAGCAGACGCTGGAGGCTTTCATCGCATCGGCGTTTTCCTGA
- a CDS encoding fasciclin domain-containing protein: MHSLIKRIAIACFTLLCFGTGSIFAADTVMVGGAAMYPNKTIVENAVNSKDHTTLVAAVKAAGLVDTLNSKGPFTVFAPTNEAFAKLPAGTVDTLVKPEHKADLTTILTYHVVAGTHTAKQLMDDAKMHGGKVMLKTVQGESLTVMLHDGKLWVVDAKGGKAAITIADVMQSNGVIHVVDTVLMPK; the protein is encoded by the coding sequence ATGCACTCGCTCATCAAACGCATTGCCATCGCCTGCTTCACGCTGCTCTGCTTCGGTACGGGATCGATTTTTGCCGCCGATACTGTGATGGTAGGCGGTGCGGCCATGTACCCGAACAAGACCATCGTTGAAAACGCCGTCAACTCGAAGGACCACACGACCCTCGTTGCAGCGGTCAAGGCGGCCGGGCTGGTCGACACCCTCAACAGCAAGGGGCCGTTCACGGTCTTCGCGCCTACCAATGAAGCGTTCGCCAAATTGCCCGCTGGTACTGTCGATACGCTGGTCAAACCGGAGCACAAGGCCGATCTGACTACGATCCTCACCTATCACGTGGTTGCTGGCACTCACACGGCAAAACAGCTGATGGATGACGCCAAAATGCACGGCGGCAAAGTCATGCTCAAAACCGTTCAGGGCGAATCCCTGACCGTCATGCTGCACGACGGCAAGTTGTGGGTGGTGGACGCCAAAGGCGGGAAGGCTGCGATCACCATTGCGGACGTGATGCAGTCCAATGGCGTGATTCATGTAGTGGATACGGTGCTGATGCCGAAGTAG
- a CDS encoding MarR family winged helix-turn-helix transcriptional regulator, giving the protein MTSPSSPPNPAEDPRNLQIASDVVGQQLQQIAILTRKSASHLGAVLGINQTDVAALEHLITDGPLPPTELATRLSVTTAGITLVIDRLERAGHVVRERQLNDKRRVLVCPVPDSVAQAYRHIAPMLNGLSAVLAALDGKDRAVVETFLGQVIEVYRTTLPGSAVATSESQDA; this is encoded by the coding sequence ATGACGTCACCTTCATCACCGCCAAATCCAGCCGAAGACCCCCGCAACCTGCAGATCGCCAGTGATGTTGTCGGCCAACAGTTGCAACAGATCGCCATCCTGACGCGCAAGTCTGCCAGCCATCTGGGCGCGGTGCTGGGCATCAATCAGACGGACGTGGCGGCGCTTGAGCACTTGATCACTGACGGGCCTCTTCCGCCGACTGAACTTGCGACGCGCCTTTCAGTGACCACCGCCGGCATCACGCTGGTCATCGATCGGCTGGAACGCGCGGGGCATGTGGTCCGCGAGCGGCAGCTCAATGACAAGCGCCGGGTGTTGGTGTGTCCGGTTCCTGATTCGGTGGCGCAGGCGTATCGGCATATTGCGCCAATGCTCAATGGCCTGAGCGCCGTACTCGCAGCACTCGACGGCAAGGATCGCGCAGTGGTTGAAACATTCCTTGGTCAAGTGATCGAGGTCTACCGCACCACGTTGCCGGGCAGCGCTGTGGCCACGTCTGAAAGTCAGGACGCATGA
- a CDS encoding FAD-dependent monooxygenase encodes MNPKKVLVTGASIAGPALAYWLSRQGMDVTVVERAPAFRDGGQTIDVRGAGREVVRRMGLEDLIRANTTQEQGIAFVDQNNRTKAFLGVDAFDGKGPIAELEILRGELAKLLIQHSQDRVLYRFGDSVEAMEDDGEQVHVRFEQGGKQVYDLVIVAEGIGSTTRNRVFGNEVQRRPLNLYTAYFTVPRQPSDGQVMRWHNIPGGRCVCLRPDNLGTTRAFLSFQQAPCGYEKLAQDEQKSLLRQIFADAGWETPRVLAALEDATDLYLDAVGQVKMPRWSRGRIALVGDAAYCASPISGMGTSLGLCGAYVLAGELGRHADHAEAFAAYEKLMRPFVAQAQSVPGFAPRLASPHSRLGIALGHAVLRLASAPGFKRLFGKLLSPKADAIELPEYDEPQWG; translated from the coding sequence ATGAACCCCAAAAAAGTACTGGTGACTGGTGCAAGCATCGCCGGACCTGCGCTGGCGTATTGGCTGTCCCGACAAGGCATGGACGTCACGGTGGTGGAGAGGGCGCCTGCGTTTCGCGATGGCGGACAGACCATTGACGTGCGGGGCGCCGGGCGTGAGGTCGTCCGGCGCATGGGTCTGGAAGATTTGATTCGGGCGAACACGACCCAGGAACAGGGCATCGCCTTCGTTGACCAGAACAACCGGACCAAGGCGTTTCTGGGTGTCGATGCATTCGATGGGAAGGGGCCGATAGCTGAGCTTGAGATTCTGCGGGGTGAACTCGCCAAATTATTGATCCAGCACAGCCAGGACCGTGTCCTGTACCGATTCGGCGATAGTGTTGAAGCCATGGAAGACGATGGCGAGCAGGTTCACGTGCGTTTCGAACAGGGTGGCAAGCAGGTTTACGATCTGGTGATCGTGGCTGAAGGGATTGGTTCGACGACCCGCAACCGGGTGTTCGGCAACGAGGTCCAGCGTCGTCCCCTCAATTTGTATACGGCTTATTTCACCGTGCCTCGACAGCCAAGCGATGGCCAGGTCATGCGCTGGCACAATATTCCTGGTGGTCGCTGTGTCTGTTTGCGGCCTGACAATCTGGGCACCACCCGCGCCTTTTTGTCTTTTCAGCAGGCACCGTGTGGATACGAAAAACTCGCGCAGGACGAACAGAAGTCCTTGCTCAGGCAAATATTCGCCGACGCCGGTTGGGAGACACCTCGCGTGCTGGCTGCGCTGGAGGATGCCACCGACCTGTATCTGGACGCGGTGGGGCAGGTGAAGATGCCCCGTTGGTCCAGGGGGCGCATCGCGCTGGTCGGGGACGCGGCTTATTGCGCATCGCCCATCAGCGGCATGGGCACCAGCCTGGGGCTGTGCGGCGCCTATGTGCTGGCCGGTGAACTGGGACGCCACGCTGACCACGCCGAGGCGTTCGCGGCCTACGAAAAACTGATGCGGCCATTTGTCGCCCAAGCCCAAAGCGTGCCTGGGTTTGCCCCCCGACTGGCATCGCCGCATTCGCGCCTTGGCATCGCCCTTGGTCACGCTGTATTGAGACTGGCGAGTGCGCCGGGGTTCAAGCGTCTGTTCGGGAAGCTCCTTTCGCCGAAGGCAGATGCTATCGAATTGCCGGAGTATGACGAGCCGCAGTGGGGGTA
- the msrA gene encoding peptide-methionine (S)-S-oxide reductase MsrA, which produces MTSQTETAILAGGCFWGMQDLLRRYPGVLQTRVGYTGGDVPNATYRNHGNHAEAIEIVFDPAVISYRQILEFFFQIHDPTTPNRQGNDLGPSYRSAIYYLNDQQRDVAEDTAADVEASRLWPGRVVTEIEPAGPFWEAEPEHQDYLERIPNGYTCHFIRPNWKLPKRG; this is translated from the coding sequence ATGACCAGCCAAACCGAAACTGCCATCCTCGCCGGCGGCTGCTTCTGGGGCATGCAAGATCTGTTGCGGCGCTATCCCGGCGTCCTGCAAACGCGCGTCGGTTACACCGGTGGCGATGTGCCGAATGCCACTTATCGCAATCATGGCAATCACGCCGAAGCCATCGAAATCGTCTTCGATCCGGCCGTTATCAGCTATCGGCAGATCCTTGAGTTCTTCTTTCAGATTCACGACCCGACCACGCCCAACCGTCAGGGCAATGACCTTGGCCCCAGCTATCGTTCAGCGATCTATTACCTGAATGACCAGCAACGTGACGTCGCTGAAGACACCGCCGCCGATGTCGAGGCCTCACGCCTATGGCCTGGACGAGTGGTGACTGAAATCGAACCGGCCGGGCCGTTCTGGGAGGCGGAGCCGGAGCACCAGGATTATCTGGAGCGTATTCCGAATGGCTACACCTGCCACTTCATCCGCCCGAACTGGAAGCTTCCGAAGCGCGGCTGA